The segment TCGAGCACGTCGGCCGCATCGTACAGCGCGTCCTCGGTGCGCTGGGTCGCCTGGATGGCGGCGTCGCCGGCGGCGAAGCTGATTCGCTCGACGCCGTCCTGCACGCGCTCGGTCGTGCGGATCTTGATGGCTCCGATGTCACCGGTTCGGGCGACGTGGGTGCCACCGCAGGCCTGCACGTCCTCGGCGACGTGGATGAGCCGGATGTTCGTGCCCGGCGGGATGCCGCCCTGGTAGAGGTCGAAGCCGTGTTTCTCCTCGGCCTCGTTCCGGTGGGGCCACTCCTGTTTCACCGGCGTGTTCTCCATCACCAGCTCGTTGGCGTAGCGCTCGATCTCCTTGGCCTCCTCGCGGGTGATGCGCTCGTAGTGGTGGACGTCGATGCGCGAGGAGTCGACGCCCTTCTGTGCGCCCGCCTGCCGGATGTGCTCGCCGAGCACCTGCCGGGCCGCGTGGATGACGACGTGCGTGGCGGTGTGGTTGCGCATCAGCTGCTTGCGGCGGTACGTGTCGATCTGGCCGCGGACGAACTCGCCCTTGCCCGGGGTCTCGTCGGTCCGGTGGAGGATGACGCCGTCGCGGCGCTGGACGTCGGTCACCTCGACGGTGACGTCGTCGGTCGACAGGCTCCCGGTGTCGGCGGGCTGGCCACCGCCCTCGGGGTAGAACATCGTCTGGTCGAGCACCACGTCGTAGCCGTCCTCGCGCTCGAACACGTCGAGGACGACCGCCTCGAACTCGGTGCGCTGCTGGTCCTCGTAGTAGAGCCGCTCGGTCTCGGGCAGGTCGTCGAGGCGCTCGGCTTCGCTCTCGTCCTCCTCCTCGAAGGCGGCGGCGCTGTCGTGGCGCTCGGCGACGAGCGAGTAGAAGTCGTCCGGCACGTTGACGCGTGCGCCGGCCTCGTCGGCGATGGCCTCGACCATGTCCGGCTGGATGCCGTGGCTGTCGTACAGCTCGATGAGCTCGCTCGTCGGGATGGGTTCGGACTTCCGGGCGTACTCCTCGGCGAGCTGTTCGACGCGCCGGCTGCCCCGGTCGAGGGTCTCGCGGTACTTCTCGACCTCGGTGCGGACGATGTCGCGGACCGTGTCGCGGTTCTCGTAGCCCAGGCGGTCGGCCTGCATGTCGACGAGCTCGTCGAGCGGCGCGTCGACGCCGACGTTGTCACAGAGGCGCTTGGTGCGCCGGAGCACCATCCGGGCGAGGTAGCCCGTCGAGACGTTCGACGGGACGATGCCGTCGCCGAACATATAGGCGAGCGTCCGGCAGTGGTCGGCGATGGCGTAGATGTCCTCCAGCGGCTCCATCAGCGACTCCAGCCGGTCGACCTCGACGTCCAGCTTCTCGGCGATGTCGCCACGAGCCGTCTCCATGTCCTCGGCCTCGTCGATGTCCATCCGGCCGGCGAGCTTGGCGGCCCGGTTGACGAGTTCGGCCTCCTCCTCGGAGAGGTCGATGCCGGCGTTCTCCTTGAGGAAGCCGATCATCTCGGGGTAGACGGCCTCGTACACCGTCGCCGTCCCCTGGGACATCCAGGTCCACCGCTCCAGCCCGTAGCCGGTGTCGACGATGTACGTGTCCATGAAGGAGTAGCGGTTGCCGTCCTTCATCTCGTACTCGCCCTCGGGGTCCTGCTCCATGCACATGAAGACGAGCGTGGCGAGCTCGGCCCCGCGGTAGATGACCTCGATGGCGGGCCCGGCGTTGCCGCCGCCGACCCACGGGTCCTCGATGTACGTGATCTCGTCCAGGTCGGCCCCGAGCGACTCGAACAGCTCGTCGCAGTACTGCACGGTCTCGTCCTTCCAGTACACCTCCCCGTGGTAGGCGTACCTGTCCTCGGGGACGTCCTCCTGCGTGTTGAACGCGTGGTGGGCCATCATCTCGAACGCCATCGTGTGCCGGCCCGTCTTGCCCACGTTGTCGATGTCCTGCATCCGGATGCAGGGCTGGCTGATGGTCAGGGGGTTCGCCGGCGGCGGCGTCTGTCCCGAGGTGACGAGCGGCTGGAAGTCGTAGATAGATGCCTGGGTCAGCAGCACGTCGTCCCGCCAGCGGTTCGCCGCCACGGGATAGGGCTCGATGCGCTCGTGGTCGTGGTCCTCGAAAAAGGAGAGGAACGCCTCCCGCATCTCCTCCAACGTGTACTCCTCGTCGAAGCCGGGGTTGTCGATGAAACTGTAGTCCTCGCAGGGTGGCTCACCGCACAGCTCCCGGTCGTGGTCGCGCGTCCAGAAGTGAGCGCCACAGCTGTCGCACTCCCGGCGGACGAACCCCTCCGTCTCGAAATAGTCGAGACGGTACTCCTCCTCGAGTTCGCTCATTGTTGTCCCACACTGGCCCTTCGGTCGGTAAAACAGTTCCGCAACCGCCCTTCCTGCAAATTTCGCGCCGCTGGCCGGCGCGGCACGCGGTCCGCCGCGGAGCACGAGACGCCGTCGCCCGGGGCACGACATGGTACCGACCCTCGTTAAGTTGCGAGGCGTCCAATCTACCGGTATGCCTTCCACGAACGACGGTTCGACCGCCGCCTCGCGGCTCCCCGACGGCGGCGACCTCCTCCGGCTGGTCGGCTTCGTCGTGCTGGTGAACGTCGTCGGCGCGACGCCGGCGGTCCTCGGCGGCCCGGACAGCGCCTGGTTCCAGGCCCTCGAGAAGCCGTGGTTCTACCCGCCGGGCTGGGCGTTCGGCGTCGCCTGGACCATCCTGTTCACGCTCATGGGCGTCGCACTCTACCGTGTCTGGCGCGAGGGCACCGAGCGCCGCGCGGTCCGGCTCGCCATCGGCGCGTTCGCTCTCCAGATGGTGTTCAACGTGGCGTGGACGCCGACGTTCTTCACGCTCCAGCGCCCCGGCCTCGCGCTCGGGGTCATCGCCGTCCTCTGGGTGCTCGTCGCCGGCACCATCGCCGCCTTCGACCGCGTCGACCGCCCCGCTGCGGCCCTGCTCGTGCCGTACCTCGCGTGGGTGAGCTTCGCGACCGTGCTGAACTACGCTCTCTGGTCGCTGAACTGACCGTCAGACCCTGCACGCACCGGCCGCAGAGTTAAACCGCCAGCGGCGGTATCGGTCTGACAGTGAGCAATGTCGAAGCGGGGGCCGAGCAGGTCTCCGTGCAGGTCGCGGTGCTCGCGCCCGACGAGGAGCGCGCCGCGACGGTCGCAGCCGCACTCGATGGCGAGTGGACGGTCCTGACCGGTGCGTCCACGGACGAACTCGACGACCCCACCTGTCTCGTGGTCGCCGCCGACCCGACCACGGACGACGACCTCCGGGCAGCGGCCGCCGCGGTCGACGCCGCGACGGTCGTGTTCGCCGACACCGACCCGGCGGCCGTCAGGCGGCTCGCGGCCTTCGACGGCTTCGTCCGCGACGACGGCACCGACGGCGCGACGAGCCGACTCGTGGACGAGGTCGCCTGGCACGTCGCCGGCGACGACCACCCGACCGCACTCAGGGAGCGCGCCGCCACGGTGACCCGCCTCCACCGCGTCGCGACGGAGCTCGTCGGCTGCGAGAGCGAGAACGAGGTGTACGAGGCGGCCGTCCGCGCCGCCGAGGAGATACTCGACCTCGACCTCGTCGGCATCGACGTCGTCGAGGACGGCTACTTCGTGCCGGTCGCGGTGTCCGGCGACATGGAGGAGAAGGGCTACGCGGACGCGGGCCAGATCGCGGTCGACGAGGGAATCGCGGGCGAGACGTACCGGACCGGCACGTCGGTCGTCGTCGCCGACGTGCTCGACCTCGACCGCGACGACCTCGCCCTCGACGGGGACGACCCCAAGTACCGCTCGATCCTCTCGGTTCCGGTCGGCGACTTCGGGATTCTGCAGGCCGGCTCGCCCGACCCCAACGCGTTCGACGGCCGGGACAGGGAGCTCGTCGAACTGCTCATGACCCACGTCGCAGAGACGGTCGAACGACTCCGGGCCGAGGACCGTCTGCGCCGCCAGCACGACCGGCTCTCCGCGCTGTTCGAGAACGTCCCCGACCCCGCGGTCCGGTTCGCGCTCGTCGACGGTGAGCTCCGCGTCCAGGAGGTCAACCCCGCGTTCGAGACGGTGTTCGGCTGGCGGGCCGAGGAGGTCGTCGGCGAGGACATCGACGAGTACATCGTCCCGGACGGGTTCGAGGACGAGGCCGCGTCGCTGAACGAGAAGCTCCTCGCCGGCGAGAGCCTCCAGGTGGTCTCACGCCGCAAGACCGACGACGAGGTGCGCGACTTCCTGCTGCACGTCGTCCCGTTCGAGCGCGGCGAGCGCAGCCTCCAGGGCTTCGCCATCTACACCGACATCACCGACGAGAAGCAGCGCCAGCGCGAGCTCGAACGCCAGAACGAACGCCTCGACGCCTTCGCGAGCATCGTCAGCCACGACCTCCGGAACCCGCTCTCCATCGCGCAGGGCTACGTCGGCCTCGCCGAGGAGACGGGCGACCCCGAGCACTTCGACGAGATCCGCCGCGCACACGGGCGGATGAACACGC is part of the Haloarchaeobius litoreus genome and harbors:
- the alaS gene encoding alanine--tRNA ligase, with product MSELEEEYRLDYFETEGFVRRECDSCGAHFWTRDHDRELCGEPPCEDYSFIDNPGFDEEYTLEEMREAFLSFFEDHDHERIEPYPVAANRWRDDVLLTQASIYDFQPLVTSGQTPPPANPLTISQPCIRMQDIDNVGKTGRHTMAFEMMAHHAFNTQEDVPEDRYAYHGEVYWKDETVQYCDELFESLGADLDEITYIEDPWVGGGNAGPAIEVIYRGAELATLVFMCMEQDPEGEYEMKDGNRYSFMDTYIVDTGYGLERWTWMSQGTATVYEAVYPEMIGFLKENAGIDLSEEEAELVNRAAKLAGRMDIDEAEDMETARGDIAEKLDVEVDRLESLMEPLEDIYAIADHCRTLAYMFGDGIVPSNVSTGYLARMVLRRTKRLCDNVGVDAPLDELVDMQADRLGYENRDTVRDIVRTEVEKYRETLDRGSRRVEQLAEEYARKSEPIPTSELIELYDSHGIQPDMVEAIADEAGARVNVPDDFYSLVAERHDSAAAFEEEDESEAERLDDLPETERLYYEDQQRTEFEAVVLDVFEREDGYDVVLDQTMFYPEGGGQPADTGSLSTDDVTVEVTDVQRRDGVILHRTDETPGKGEFVRGQIDTYRRKQLMRNHTATHVVIHAARQVLGEHIRQAGAQKGVDSSRIDVHHYERITREEAKEIERYANELVMENTPVKQEWPHRNEAEEKHGFDLYQGGIPPGTNIRLIHVAEDVQACGGTHVARTGDIGAIKIRTTERVQDGVERISFAAGDAAIQATQRTEDALYDAADVLDVTPEEVPETAERFFEEWKARGKTIEDLKEQLAEVRASGADGAEEVDVGGTPAVVQRVDADMDELRATANALVEEGKIAVLGSGLDGAQFVVAVPDGSEVNAGAVVSELAAKVGGGGGGPPDFAQGGGPDTDALDDALDDTPDVLRAVLDH
- a CDS encoding TspO/MBR family protein, which produces MPSTNDGSTAASRLPDGGDLLRLVGFVVLVNVVGATPAVLGGPDSAWFQALEKPWFYPPGWAFGVAWTILFTLMGVALYRVWREGTERRAVRLAIGAFALQMVFNVAWTPTFFTLQRPGLALGVIAVLWVLVAGTIAAFDRVDRPAAALLVPYLAWVSFATVLNYALWSLN
- a CDS encoding GAF domain-containing protein — encoded protein: MSNVEAGAEQVSVQVAVLAPDEERAATVAAALDGEWTVLTGASTDELDDPTCLVVAADPTTDDDLRAAAAAVDAATVVFADTDPAAVRRLAAFDGFVRDDGTDGATSRLVDEVAWHVAGDDHPTALRERAATVTRLHRVATELVGCESENEVYEAAVRAAEEILDLDLVGIDVVEDGYFVPVAVSGDMEEKGYADAGQIAVDEGIAGETYRTGTSVVVADVLDLDRDDLALDGDDPKYRSILSVPVGDFGILQAGSPDPNAFDGRDRELVELLMTHVAETVERLRAEDRLRRQHDRLSALFENVPDPAVRFALVDGELRVQEVNPAFETVFGWRAEEVVGEDIDEYIVPDGFEDEAASLNEKLLAGESLQVVSRRKTDDEVRDFLLHVVPFERGERSLQGFAIYTDITDEKQRQRELERQNERLDAFASIVSHDLRNPLSIAQGYVGLAEETGDPEHFDEIRRAHGRMNTLIDDLLTLARQGNVVGETEPVDLGPVATQAWASVRTGDATLSVADAVTVEADRDRLVELLENLFRNAVTHGTGEEDDPADAEGPSGRRPDGEPLHVTVGPLDARHGFFVGDDGVGYDGDDDPVRILESGFTTSEVGTGFGLTIVREIAEAHGWSVDVVDDEGLRFEFAVEQNGTG